A region of the Hydra vulgaris chromosome 12, alternate assembly HydraT2T_AEP genome:
gttttttttgttttttattgttgatttgtttatgtacctagttaatatttaaaaaattcattacttaatttatttttgtaagtgtCTTATAGATGTCTAAAGTTATACAATTGGTTAATTTAGGTCAACTAttgtttgttctttattttgttattggCATGATGATTTGTTTTGCTCACtttgtagttgtttttttcttactgTCATCAGTTATTCAACTAGGGTTGTTGATATAAGATATAGTCAATAGGTACAGTTATTAAAGTCAGTTctttatttacatacattttgtTGCAGTTGCAGTTGATTATAGCTACTATTACAACTACAccaaaaatagtatttaaaaagaatggctatgtaatttttaattataatgagatatttgataaattttttatagcatATTGTGAAAGTATAGACTATTCTGGCATGTTGATATATCTTTGATGGGCGGACATAAGAGTATAACTGCATTTTTGACCATTTAATGGTTTATATGAGAAAATGTGTCTTGTGTATGCCGGCATCAATGGTTTTAACAGTATAGTTACACCATTCGGTTCAAACagaataaaagtaataactCATTTCTCAAAATATGACTTCTGTAGCAAAATAATTGGGttcataataatgtttttttgctcTCCTGAAAAGTTACACTTTTGCAGTTATACTCTTATGTCCGCCCATCAAAGATATGgctgttttaacatttttaacatttatttgatttaaaaattcaaatccTTCAATTAGAGttcattttgtaaaacaatttattgacataCATTAATCAATGCATTTATTAAGTACTCTTCTGGCacaaaagcatttttataattgttttatttattcgTTGTGATTTTATgatactatttatattatactatatttctATTCTATGTAGGCTTGTAATTCCATGTGGAAAAATCGAATTTCTTCTGAAAATGCCCAAGTTTCAaccaagttaaattttttcaaaaggacTTAAAAAccatgttgttttattttgctatttatattgtgtaaggatattatttttttcattgatgtGTAAggatattattatattgattttattttccaaataaagttttagtgtAGCATGAAGTGTGTCGTTTCTTTAATATcgtttgtatttaaaacattctcaTAGTAAGAAATAGTAAACTAAGtcacattttattaatattgcgCTATGCATACATTAAGATCGCTAAAATCGTCGAATAATACCCGTCTAGGTTGTTATTCAACGGTAGTACaatagtggtgtagtggtagagcgctcgcctcATAATCAAAAAGTGTTCTGAGTTCGATCGCCACCACGTCCTTGgcagtaccgcgctcaacttgtttctccgcgtaGCGATCTTGATCGTCATGGTTTGTGTTtcgaagttatagagttgagagagggttgtaacaaCAACTAAAgcagcctccttgactgtagtgtcTTTTTCGGCTTTGAAGAGGTAAattaacacacaaaaaaaggcTAGACACGAATTAATAAattctcttttcttttttctgggATAACATCAGAATGCTGTCCTTAGTATTTATTTGCGTAGAATCAAgtaacaattacaaattttacaatCATTAAGTTTAAGGGTTAAGGATAAATAATTTAAcgtaaaatattttgctaatatgCACTGTTAAATTATTTAGGAATACAATAAACTTCCTTGTGAGatgactattttatttaatatctttaatacgGGTGAATGGCCTATCAAAAagctttttcttaaaaatatgtttcttgTCATACTATactataaagatataaattgcGATTAGAATATACGTCGtgagttaaatattattaaaagtagtaAATTATCACTATAAAAATGCCCTTATGTAATAACAATTCGCATGGCAAAGGAAATGCTTTTAGTTCGGTTAacgtatgtttttttttaaatttgttcgTCTGGGTTAGCAAAATGCCTCGATTGTTCAGTttgtctacttatttaacgatcTACTCATTTAACGTGACTTAATACGTTAAATAAGTATCCGTAAACTAACGCATGCGCAGAATATCATTttgtctacttatttaacgatctacttatttaacgtgACACCGgtagacaacaaaaaaaagttgcaggAACGTTTGTTCAAAAGGGTTCTCTCGGTTCCGTTTAcatgttaaaataaatctttaattattcCAATAACACCTTAATTATTCGTATAAAAGTATTAAGTATTCgaataaattgaagttttatcaaaaattagcttaaagtaatttttaatacaaatgttatttttgtttgcaaatatGGATTTGTTGTTATCCAATGCCATTAAAGCCAAGCATTTGCCTAATATTACGACTTACAAAGCAAAGCTTCGTAATAATATCAAAGatttaaattcaaagtttttaacaaagttcTGTTTTAAACAAAGTTCTTCTTTCTTTAAGAAATTCTGAAATGGAAGCTTTATTCCCatgcaaaaagaaaatgaagactATTGTTTTGAAGAATAAGTataaacacgtttttttatgtttcattttgtttataaaacaataattcttAACAAATAAtctttagttaaatttttttttttttagttatatttagtttatatatataaactaaatataactaatatatatatatatatatatatatatatatatatatatatatatatatatatatatatatatatatatatatatatatatatatatatatatatatatatatgttatgacTTTACAGGTCAATGGAAAATGGTAACTGTCTTTACAACTCTGctgctttattaataaattcatcaGATAAAACACATGAAATTCTTCGACTATTAACATCTGTTGATATGTTTGAGAAAGCAACCTTTTATTCAAGATACCCAATAATCTTAAACCAAATggaatctaaaagtttttcttcacTCTCTAGTGTTTTCATGGCATGTGTTTCATTTGAGTCTTCTGACTCTTTTACagaattaaatgatataaatgtttctgaacttataaaaaaagaagcctATAACAATTgcagaaacaataaatttgcttcttttctttgtttaattgcattatctacagttttaaataaacaaattcagtCTGTTTATCTTGAATTTggacttgaaaaatataaaaagttgtttaatgtAAGTATATAGCCATGTGGtgatcataaaacaaataaagaaattctAAGTATTTTATGGTGTCACACTGATTGTCGCTCTATTTTTAAGGATAAAGATATGTGATTACCAAATCATTTTGTCCCTATTGTGAAAAGAGAAGATTTTAATCGTGTTTAGTTTTGCCAAGTGTTCTATCGCATTCTTCTGTTACCACTAAGGTTCTTAATTTATCTTGTCAACCTCCTAAAAatctattttcaaataaaaaatcattagttcaATCTCACATAATGTTTTGCAAAGataatgaaactaaaattatagatctaaatattgttattactcCTAATCTAATCTTACCTAATTGTATTCAGATCAGTCTTCAAGCCTTCCTTTATATGATGTTTCTACTTACTCTGAGCGTGGCAGACATCTATCTTCTGGCAAAGATGATTCCATATTATTAGATCtagttaataaaatgtttattcctAACTTGTCTTTTGTTATTCCTATTTctagtgaagaaaaaaaaacgatcatttttacataaatggcTACTTGAATATTCCTGGTTAGCTTTTTTACAGATTGAAGATGGAGCATACTGCCTTCCATGTACACTGTTGGGTAGcagaattttaaacaataacacaataataaactttattgaaaaaccTTTTACAATATGGGGTAATGCAACTCGTGCTTATATGGATCACAATAATAATTGTTGACTTCATCAAATGTCGATGCATTGTCTTAACATGCTGCAATCTAgatctaattcaaaaaaaaatctgattgaCATTGACATCGATAatctaagaaaaaaacttattataagtaatctaaataaattaattccaattataaagacaattatttttattggccGCAACGATATTGCTTTTCGAGGTCATCGTGATGACAGTAAGTATCATCCAGAGATTGGAGAAACATATAAAGACAACATTGGTATAGGTAACTTtgtagagcttttaaattttcatatcgAAGCAGGTGATAAAGTTCTTGAGCACCAAATTCGTTCTGCTCCTAAAAATGCAACCTATATATCTAAAACCGCACAAAACGAACTTATTGAATGCTGTGGAAAAACAATCAAAGAAGTTctaattaagaaaattaaaaagtcagGTTATTTTTCTATCTTATGTGATGGAGCCTCTGATTGTTCTAATGTTAAACAGCTATCTCTAGTTATAAGATACATTGACTGTGATAATGTTATTTGCGAAGATTTTCTAcgctttattaaatttaaatctagtaCAACTGGTCTTAGTCTTAcgcaaaatataatttctgcAATTGATGATCTTGGTTTTGATATCAAAAAATGTAGAGGTCAAGGATATGATGGTGCTGGGGCAATGTCTGATAAATTAAAAGGTATTTcatcttgaattaaatttatcaattcaaAGGCTATTTTTGTTCACTGTGCATGccataaacttaatttagttgTTAGTAAATCATGCAACGTTCAGAGTGTTAGAAATGTTCTTGATCAAATCAAAgataatatcatattttttcaatttatcacCTAAACATGCCAGCTGTctcaataaattcatttttcctAGTCAAGCAAAATTAATTGATATGTGTCACACTAGATGGGTTCAGAAACTTAAAGGTCTggatgttttttttgataactgcATATTCGTTTTTCATTCAATGGAAAAAATGGCATACAATGAAGGTAAGAGTTATAATATTGATACTTCTTCAAAagattcatattttttaaatcttataacaaatttttcttttattgtaagtttagttttaacaaaacaaataatggACTATTTCTATGCCATCGTTGTTGTTCTCCAAactaaagcgtttgatataTCACAACAgtgtaatgaaataaattgtttgaaaactcaaattttaaatttaaaaaaaaatgttgatgtcTATCATAACGAATGGTACTTAATTGCTCTTGACCTAGCCAAGACTCTTGATGTTTCAGAAGTTAAACCAAGGCTCTGTAGCAGacaaatttatagagataattATCCCTCTGACACAGTTTCAGATTATTACAAATATTCCATCACATCTCTTCTTCTAGATCatttaattaatgaattagAAAATAGATTTGGTGAAGGTGAGATGATTGTTTACAAAGGTTTATCTGGTATTCCTGCAACtgctgtataaaaaaataaagacaaatgtTTTTGGAAGTTAGATTTTAtggaatttttgcatttttttatatcgGATATGCCTCATCCTACATCAATTCATGTTGAATCAGATTTGTGGGAAACATTTTGGAACAATCAATCTGTAATCCCATCCACTATTACAGAGACTTTAAAGTCTATTGATATAAGGGGTTTCTGAAACATTAGGGaaggttttttaataatggGAACAATTCCAATAATACTACATGTGAATGTGAGAGAAGCATTTCTGCTATACGCAGAATGAAAACTTATATACGAAGCCGCATGACAGAGTCAAGATTTAATTCTTTAGCTCTGATGTCTATTCATCAAGAAATAATTCCTGATTTAGAaagagttttaaatattttttctgtttttgggGAACGACACTTAGAGTTGGTCTTTacctaatattattttataaatttttttttatttattgactatattcatgtattttattttatatttaactttatcttatatttagtgaaaattagaaaaaccaacataaaaaattttaaaaaaacctattaaaaaaatttggcccaagaaaaggaaagaatccagaaatggatggctaacctaaggcaacaatattaatactttacattaactgtctatcaagaaaaggaaagaaccCAGAAATGGAGGGTTAACCTTTGGCCACATGACAGGTTAAagatggagtgcaaagtcctatggcttaccttctcgttggtgcacttcgttaagtaggttagacaagtaaaaaatgtctaatttatgaacagaatagccaaggcaacatttttattagttttgttttatatgggTAATTGAGATCAATGCCaagtaagtaataataaagtactAATGCCGCTTTGATGACGAATTGCCAAAATATAGTCAGCGATATTTTTTTGCAACCTTCCTCCTCCTCCACCCCTCTCTGGCCCTGGGAGAGGGGTTTGCAAAAGAATATCGCCGAATATATTTTGGCAACTCgaaaataaacaagaaacaCCCACAAAAAATCCTGCATCCGCCCCTGGATATTATACTTGTACATATCTGAAAACACTTCATAGTTAGCATGACGCGCAACCTATCttgttttgcaaaattttttactCTTAAGTCTAGTGCATACACCGATAACCCTTTTACaaagaacttttgtttttttgacgaGGTATCAAAGAACAGCTACTCTGTGTTACCAGCACTTTGGCATAtagtttaatgttaaaattttcagCAGTTCTTTGTTATAATTTAAGGTAAATAAAATAGGATCTCTAACGGATcagaagtagttttttttatatggaaaaatatGTATTTCCCCATGAACTACTTCAATGTGCTCCAACTTcaatatttgaaagaaaagataAACTATCAAATTTTACtccaatttgaaaattttttagcttgATAGCAGGAGTACTTCTTAAGTAacagttgttttaaataatttactttttttgtatttttatgctgactcagcagtttaaaatagtgtttttttttgtatatatttttttcatacagTTACATTTATTgtacataatttaataaaaaaaaaaatcaaaatcaataaaaaccgTTTTGCAGCGAAATCAAGAAGATCGTGGCAGaatagctcagttggttagtGCGTAAAATGAATTGTTAAAATCCGGACTGTTGTGCGATACGAGTTTAAAACTAGTCACCGACAACTCAACGCATCGGTACTCAAAATGTTGGTAAATTACGGACGCTAGATTGGAAGTCTTTATCaatatttgtggctgttccaaTGATAAGCCAAAAATATTTTCGGATATAAGAGCATTCTATAACAAAATCTAGcatgaaaatcaaataaattaaaaaaataataaaaaatttattcgttTATCCAAATGTGTTTTCACAGTACACTATAGGGTAAAACCACCTATACCTGGCCAGCACCAATTCCTGGCCACTTTTCAATGAACTTTATTGTCTTAAATATTGAGTTGGTGGCTTtccaaatttttgaaaatgaaaatttaatctaaCTTTTAAGTTTGGAACCTCAGTCCTTTACATAAGATCAACGCTACgttattttatttgagatttaaaattatactaacTTTGTTTATATTGTGGAAAATATTCCGAACGTGAAAACAAAAATGCGAAAAAACGTCTCGCTGATTTATCttgtttaataacaataataaaatttaactcaaTTGCAATGGTTTATTctagtaataaaaacattttactttgatttgaaataaaaattacttcgTTTGGTTGTGTTTAAGTTGtcacttttttagtttttgttaccCATAAATAATGACCTAATCATGGCCACATGTCAACCTATTCTTGGCCATGAATAAGGTCttaattgtaatataaattttgttataaaaaaacaaagttagttaaaataaaatgttttaattataaagttgagtcaaatttttattatctacattatttattctattttattattttcatgctaaaattatatatatatatatatacatatatatatatatatatatatatatatatatatatatatatatatatatatatatatatatatatatatatgtatatatatatatatatatatatatatatatatatatatatatatatatatatatatatatatatatatattatatacatatatcatatattatatgtatatatacatatattatatgtatatgtatatacatatatgtatatatattatatgtatatgtatatatatatatatatttatatgtatatatatatatatatatatatatatatatatatatatatatatatatatatatatatatatatatatatattgatgtttattattgtatcaaATTGAGATACAAATTCTCTTGTTtgtttgagagtgatcaatataatgtaaaagtaatttttacaaaatagatcaatatatatataaagtttaactaaataaaaaaatacaactttatgatggtatatataaagtttaactaaataaaaaaatacaactttatgacagtctaaataaaaaaatacaactttatgatggtcatcataaagttgtatttttttatttagttaaactttatatatatatatatatatatatatatatatatatatatatatatatatatatat
Encoded here:
- the LOC136088398 gene encoding uncharacterized protein LOC136088398 gives rise to the protein MLQSRSNSKKNLIDIDIDNLRKKLIISNLNKLIPIIKTIIFIGRNDIAFRGHRDDSKYHPEIGETYKDNIGIGNFVELLNFHIEAGDKVLEHQIRSAPKNATYISKTAQNELIECCGKTIKEVLIKKIKKSGYFSILCDGASDCSNVKQLSLVIRYIDCDNVICEDFLRFIKFKSSTTGLSLTQNIISAIDDLGFDIKKCRGQGYDGAGAMSDKLKGISS